The following proteins come from a genomic window of Heyndrickxia acidicola:
- a CDS encoding ABC transporter ATP-binding protein: MALLTARNLTFQYPDQEEKALNGLTFNMNKGEFTVLCGPSGSGKSTLLRLLKRGVAPHGIQTGELLFKEQPFSNADDLEMASKIGMVFQDPENQIVMDNVMDELVFGMENVGFETEDMRKRVAEMVHFFGLEDIIDKKTFELSGGQKQLLNLASVLLLEPELLLLDEPTAQLDPIAAKEFIGILHRMNEELGITVIIAEHRLEELFAAADRALYLENGNLVLDGTPREILFEAGKNKQGKMYPYIPGTSILYLEQSPKISQEVMPLTVKEGRQWAETLNVQMSGESYSHRMKSSVKTVLMEGKNVDFQYDKHDKKILDQLSLTVGEGEWLSLVGANGTGKSTLLKIMAGLVKPQRGSIKFNGKKLKGQISDIGYLPQNPKLFFLADTVEQELRQINQLHGSDPAEVEKLLKAFQLEGVKKRHPYDLSGGEIQKAALAGVLLAKPSILLIDEPTKGLDPEAREHFGKLLASLQSNGMTIVMVTHDIEFAAKHSTRCAMMFKGTITVSAPPERFFKGNAFYTTVVNRVTRGLAVPEVITAEEARRLWHVQGFH; encoded by the coding sequence ATGGCATTGCTCACAGCAAGAAATCTCACGTTCCAATATCCTGACCAAGAAGAAAAAGCATTGAATGGGCTTACATTTAATATGAATAAAGGGGAATTTACTGTTTTGTGCGGCCCTTCCGGCAGCGGAAAGTCAACTCTCCTTCGTTTGCTGAAAAGAGGGGTTGCGCCGCATGGCATTCAAACAGGGGAGCTTTTATTTAAGGAGCAGCCATTTTCCAATGCAGATGATTTAGAAATGGCCAGCAAAATCGGAATGGTGTTTCAGGATCCCGAAAATCAGATTGTCATGGATAATGTAATGGACGAACTGGTTTTTGGAATGGAGAATGTAGGATTCGAAACGGAAGATATGCGGAAACGCGTAGCAGAAATGGTTCATTTTTTTGGTCTCGAGGATATTATTGATAAAAAAACATTCGAGCTTTCAGGAGGCCAAAAGCAGCTTTTAAATTTAGCTTCCGTTTTATTGCTGGAGCCAGAACTTCTGCTCCTTGATGAACCAACTGCCCAGCTTGATCCCATAGCCGCCAAAGAGTTTATTGGAATTCTTCATCGAATGAATGAAGAACTGGGCATAACGGTAATTATTGCGGAGCACCGATTAGAAGAATTGTTTGCTGCTGCCGATCGGGCCCTCTACCTGGAAAACGGAAATTTGGTACTGGATGGGACTCCGAGGGAAATTCTCTTTGAAGCAGGAAAAAATAAACAGGGAAAAATGTATCCTTATATTCCTGGGACGTCCATTCTTTATTTAGAGCAATCTCCTAAAATTTCACAGGAAGTCATGCCTTTAACGGTTAAAGAAGGAAGGCAGTGGGCGGAAACGCTGAATGTACAGATGTCTGGCGAGAGTTATTCACATCGGATGAAAAGTTCAGTAAAAACAGTCCTTATGGAAGGGAAAAACGTAGATTTTCAATATGATAAGCATGACAAGAAAATTCTTGACCAGCTCTCTTTAACAGTGGGAGAGGGTGAGTGGCTTTCTCTCGTGGGTGCTAACGGAACGGGTAAATCGACTCTTTTAAAAATCATGGCAGGCTTAGTAAAGCCTCAGCGCGGCTCCATTAAATTTAATGGAAAAAAGCTGAAGGGACAAATTTCAGACATTGGATATTTGCCGCAGAATCCCAAGCTGTTTTTTTTGGCGGATACAGTCGAGCAGGAATTAAGGCAGATTAATCAGCTGCATGGTTCAGATCCGGCAGAAGTAGAAAAGCTATTGAAAGCATTCCAGCTTGAAGGGGTAAAAAAACGCCATCCCTATGATTTAAGCGGCGGTGAAATTCAAAAGGCTGCACTTGCGGGAGTGCTGCTGGCCAAGCCTTCAATTCTTCTAATTGATGAGCCTACAAAAGGGCTGGATCCAGAAGCAAGGGAGCATTTTGGCAAGCTGCTTGCCAGTCTGCAATCCAATGGGATGACGATTGTAATGGTCACCCATGATATAGAATTTGCCGCAAAGCATTCTACACGGTGTGCAATGATGTTCAAGGGGACGATTACGGTATCAGCCCCGCCGGAACGTTTTTTTAAAGGAAATGCATTTTATACAACTGTTGTAAACAGGGTGACACGTGGATTGGCAGTGCCTGAGGTCATTACTGCAGAGGAGGCCCGCCGATTATGGCACGTTCAAGGCTTTCATTAA
- a CDS encoding YjcZ family sporulation protein, translated as MSDGAGYGSGFALLVVLFILLIIVGAAYLGGGYGYGGGGYYY; from the coding sequence ATGTCTGATGGAGCAGGCTACGGTTCTGGATTTGCATTACTTGTTGTGCTGTTTATTCTTTTAATCATTGTTGGAGCTGCTTACCTTGGAGGCGGCTACGGATACGGCGGCGGAGGCTACTACTATTAA
- the pfkB gene encoding 1-phosphofructokinase produces the protein MIYTVTLNPSVDYVVEVEDFAVGKLNRSKSDLKLPGGKGINVSLVLKRLGTESRALGFIGGFTGFFIESFLKRENIQTDFVQVNEDTRINIKLKTGGETEINGSGPHISTEKYEEFLGKLDQLTNEDIIVFSGSIPKSLSPDVYSGLIHVCKEKGVKVVADVSGAALKSVIRAKPFLVKPNHHELGEIFKTSIETIEDAAFYGKKLVEMGVENVIISMAEKGALFINKKALYHANAPKGELKNSVGAGDSVVGGFLSAYATRKDYQEAFRMGTAAGSATAFSMELCKKEDVFTLLTQVEITHL, from the coding sequence ATGATTTACACAGTAACATTGAATCCTTCTGTAGATTATGTGGTAGAGGTTGAAGATTTTGCAGTAGGGAAATTAAATCGATCAAAATCGGACTTGAAGCTTCCAGGGGGGAAAGGAATTAATGTGTCCCTCGTATTAAAGAGATTGGGGACAGAATCAAGAGCATTAGGATTTATTGGAGGGTTCACTGGTTTTTTTATCGAGTCATTCCTAAAGCGGGAAAATATACAAACGGATTTTGTACAGGTTAATGAAGACACACGAATTAATATCAAGCTGAAAACAGGGGGAGAAACGGAGATTAACGGGAGCGGCCCTCATATAAGTACGGAAAAATATGAAGAATTTCTTGGAAAACTGGATCAGTTGACAAATGAAGATATCATCGTTTTTTCAGGAAGTATCCCTAAATCTCTTTCGCCGGATGTTTATTCAGGGTTAATTCATGTATGCAAAGAAAAAGGGGTTAAAGTTGTTGCAGACGTTTCAGGAGCGGCATTAAAAAGTGTTATTCGGGCTAAGCCCTTCCTCGTAAAACCAAATCATCATGAGCTTGGTGAAATTTTTAAAACGAGCATAGAAACGATTGAGGATGCAGCCTTTTACGGCAAGAAGCTTGTGGAAATGGGAGTGGAAAATGTTATTATATCCATGGCTGAAAAGGGAGCTCTTTTTATTAATAAAAAGGCATTGTATCATGCAAATGCCCCCAAAGGTGAATTGAAGAATTCGGTCGGGGCAGGAGATTCTGTTGTTGGAGGATTTTTAAGCGCCTATGCAACCCGTAAAGACTACCAGGAAGCTTTTCGAATGGGGACGGCAGCCGGCAGCGCAACAGCTTTTTCAATGGAATTATGTAAGAAAGAAGATGTGTTCACATTACTTACACAAGTTGAAATTACGCATTTATAA
- a CDS encoding ECF transporter S component encodes MARSRLSLILISFLLLCILAGTALFNEQHFAAVGIVFMAASFIPLMIRFEKRKVAGRELVLLAVLASVAAVSRIPFAPIPNVQPTTFVIIVSALALGPESGFVIGALAAIVSNLFLGQGPWTPWQMYAWGIIGLMAGMLQNVKWLNTSIGRCLFGFASGFIFDWIMNLWYVISLGKQANVSVILAYYAASFYFDLAHACSNVFFLAFFGKGWIKIINRFKRKYGLLNEEGSC; translated from the coding sequence ATGGCACGTTCAAGGCTTTCATTAATTCTGATATCCTTTTTATTGCTTTGCATTCTGGCGGGAACAGCTCTCTTTAATGAACAGCATTTTGCAGCTGTCGGTATTGTATTCATGGCAGCAAGCTTTATTCCTTTAATGATTCGCTTTGAAAAAAGAAAAGTTGCAGGCAGAGAGCTCGTTCTTTTGGCTGTCCTCGCTTCTGTTGCTGCTGTTAGCCGAATCCCCTTTGCTCCCATTCCGAATGTACAGCCCACTACCTTTGTTATTATAGTGTCTGCGCTTGCACTTGGGCCTGAAAGCGGCTTTGTGATTGGCGCTTTGGCAGCAATTGTTTCAAACTTATTTCTGGGGCAAGGCCCCTGGACGCCTTGGCAGATGTATGCATGGGGAATAATCGGATTAATGGCGGGGATGCTGCAAAACGTTAAATGGTTAAATACTAGTATTGGCAGATGTTTATTTGGTTTTGCGTCTGGATTTATTTTTGATTGGATTATGAACCTCTGGTATGTTATAAGTCTTGGGAAACAAGCAAATGTATCGGTCATTTTGGCCTACTATGCGGCGAGCTTTTACTTTGATTTAGCCCATGCCTGTTCCAATGTTTTCTTTCTTGCATTTTTCGGAAAAGGATGGATTAAAATTATTAACCGCTTCAAAAGAAAATATGGACTGCTTAATGAGGAAGGCAGTTGTTGA
- a CDS encoding DeoR/GlpR family DNA-binding transcription regulator, which yields MLTVERQNIILNILKMKETVSIQELVAETNTSESTIRRDIIQLEDKKLLKRVHGGAARLQGTIKEANLHEKSNQNLSGKDQIARYAASLPGAGECIYLDAGTTTLQMIQYLPLDIVVVTNGVTHIEPLLARGIKTYLAGGFVKGSTGAMIGNGALYGISKYRFDKCFLGVNGIHPIYGFTTPDPEEASMKQQALKLSREAYVLADDSKWGEIAFALISPLSEAVIITNDIDAEMMLEYEAKTELKVVKSK from the coding sequence ATGCTGACGGTTGAAAGACAAAATATCATCCTTAATATTCTTAAAATGAAAGAGACAGTGAGTATCCAGGAACTGGTGGCAGAAACCAATACATCTGAATCAACCATCAGACGGGATATCATCCAGCTTGAAGATAAAAAGCTGTTAAAAAGAGTTCATGGCGGTGCAGCCCGTCTCCAAGGAACTATAAAAGAGGCAAATTTACATGAAAAATCAAACCAAAATCTTTCAGGCAAGGATCAAATTGCACGTTACGCTGCCAGTTTGCCAGGTGCAGGAGAATGTATTTATCTTGATGCAGGAACTACAACGCTACAAATGATTCAATATCTTCCTTTGGATATTGTGGTGGTAACGAATGGTGTTACCCATATAGAGCCTCTTTTGGCCAGAGGGATTAAAACGTACCTGGCTGGCGGGTTTGTAAAGGGAAGTACAGGAGCTATGATTGGGAATGGAGCATTATATGGTATTAGTAAGTATCGTTTTGACAAGTGCTTCCTCGGAGTGAATGGGATTCATCCAATTTATGGTTTTACGACTCCTGATCCAGAGGAGGCTTCCATGAAACAGCAGGCTCTGAAGCTATCAAGAGAAGCATATGTTTTAGCGGATGATTCTAAGTGGGGAGAAATTGCTTTTGCTTTGATTTCTCCTTTATCAGAGGCTGTTATCATTACAAACGATATAGATGCAGAAATGATGCTGGAATACGAGGCAAAAACGGAACTGAAGGTTGTGAAGAGCAAATGA